A part of Corynebacterium afermentans subsp. lipophilum genomic DNA contains:
- a CDS encoding oxygenase MpaB family protein has product MSHALAPEGADARRNESAEDTRFAQPDNLEKPERAKRELKRAPLGPDSLLWKWGSDQRLQLLRGYTGVLQNMHPAIGQSLLDHSKFFEEPFARLERSTPQIIYSIYDDGTRAKMIRDYHHTIKGKLRNGERYHSLNPDVYWWAHATFVWRVIWAQELFGTPFTRAEKEQIIQEGVTWWDMYGMSERPVIDTLDGYIKYFEEMENTVLERNETVDFALRTARVEPVKAPDGVPEAVWKVIWKPLMNSVIWLTYGTLSDKQREILDLPWTRKDQRRFDRIAKAVKKLFTILPEDKRYMEPGRSMMIKAGMIDGKYKEPKLADAYNGHGDGGADTTAKTDAQSGDADERRAAGCPF; this is encoded by the coding sequence ATGTCTCACGCACTTGCACCCGAAGGGGCAGACGCCCGTAGGAACGAATCCGCAGAGGACACCCGCTTCGCGCAGCCGGACAACCTGGAAAAGCCGGAGCGAGCGAAGCGGGAACTGAAGCGAGCACCGCTCGGCCCGGATTCTCTGCTGTGGAAGTGGGGTTCGGACCAGCGCCTGCAGCTCCTGCGCGGCTACACCGGCGTGCTGCAGAACATGCACCCGGCGATTGGCCAGTCGCTGCTGGACCACTCCAAATTCTTCGAAGAGCCCTTCGCGCGCCTTGAGCGCTCCACCCCGCAGATCATTTACTCCATCTACGATGACGGCACCCGCGCCAAGATGATCCGCGATTACCACCACACCATCAAAGGCAAGCTGCGCAACGGCGAGCGTTACCACTCCTTGAACCCGGACGTGTACTGGTGGGCCCACGCCACCTTCGTCTGGCGCGTCATCTGGGCACAGGAGCTCTTCGGCACTCCCTTTACCCGCGCGGAGAAGGAACAGATCATCCAGGAAGGCGTGACGTGGTGGGACATGTACGGCATGTCCGAACGCCCGGTCATCGACACCCTCGACGGTTACATCAAGTACTTCGAGGAGATGGAGAACACCGTTCTCGAACGCAACGAAACGGTCGACTTCGCTCTGCGCACCGCCCGAGTGGAGCCGGTCAAGGCTCCGGACGGCGTGCCTGAGGCCGTGTGGAAGGTCATTTGGAAGCCACTCATGAACAGTGTCATCTGGCTGACCTACGGCACGCTGAGCGATAAGCAGCGCGAGATCTTGGACCTGCCGTGGACCAGGAAGGACCAGCGCCGGTTCGACCGCATCGCCAAGGCCGTGAAGAAACTGTTCACTATCCTGCCGGAGGACAAGCGCTACATGGAACCGGGACGCTCCATGATGATCAAGGCAGGGATGATCGATGGCAAGTACAAGGAGCCGAAGCTTGCCGACGCATACAACGGCCACGGCGATGGCGGGGCGGACACCACCGCCAAGACGGATGCTCAAAGCGGCGACGCAGACGAGCGACGCGCCGCCGGTTGCCCCTTCTAA